The DNA window TGTCTACTGGATACAGAGCACTGTCACAGGTAATGGAGGGGCTACAAAGTTTAGATCAGACAAGGGCCCTGGCCTCAGGAGCTTACAGACTAGTAGGAAGATGAACCATATACGCAAATGACTAAGAATATTACATCCTaagttgttaagttgtttttgttcagtccggacactttgtgaccccttttggggtttccttgacaaagatatcggagtggtttaccatttccttttccagctcatttgacagatgaggaaactgaggcaaacagggtgaagtgacctgcccagggtcacacagctagtgagtgtctgaggccagatttgaagttgggAAATTTAGTCTTAagtccaggcccggcactctgtGCACTTtggcgccacctagttgtcccatgtCATAAGCGAGAGAAGTATCAAACAGTACTTTgtgaagatgaggaaaagggaCGGTGTGGGCTGTTACAGACCAGAAGCATCAGGAAGATCTTCTTAGAGGAGATGACATCTTACATGACCTTTAAAGGATTGATAGGAAtacctgaggcaaagagagggagggaaagaattcaggcattccaggcatagccATCAGCCTGAGCAGACCTGGAGGTGTGAGAGTACAGTGCCTACTCAGGGGCAGGAAATGGTTAAGTTTGACTAGAGTGCAGAATACAAGGACAGGATAATAGTCactggtcaataaacatttattaagtccctgccCTGGCGGGGAGGGGGGCAGGATCAGAGGGCATAGCACAGGGAGCATGATATTCTCGGAGTCAAAACCACAGAAAGCAGGTAGTGGTAAAATTCATAATGAGAAACTGTAAAGGCAGGGTGGCAAGGGTAGTAGACTAgtgagtcagtaagacctgagttcaaatcctagcccaAACACTCACTAAATATGCAATCCTAGGCAAGTGACcgaacctctttgtgcctcactttcctcatgtgtaaaacaaaGTGGTTGGACTTAGGCTTTAAATATATTAACCAATGAATGGGAAGGTTGTGAGAGGCCATGAATGCTGAGCAAAGGTATGGAAACTTTATTCCATAGATTCAGTGGAGAGCACTGAAGATGTTTTTGAGCAGAGTAATATTAGCAGCCAGATCTGGACCCAAACAGGAGCATTATGGTGGCCATGTAAAGGACTTTTAACTAACTTCCaaaacactttaataaatacttaaaagcctaaactcttgctgaatttatcagtaaattttagccagtttcctccccccccccaacagggTGGGGGGgacaggttaggacccacattagatttttttttttttagtgaggcaattggggttaagtgacttgcccagggtcacacagctagtaagtgttaagtgtctgaggccggatttgaactcaggtactcctgactccaaggccggtgctctatccactgcgccacctagctgccccccccccccattagattttaaacaccacagttGGGagtgagaaaaagggaagaaatagatGTAGTAGATGGTGTGGAAAGAAGTGAAATCAGCAGGACTTGGCAGCTGAAAGAGAAGGACCTAAAGATAACCCCAAGCTTTCAGAAACGGGTAGCCTGGGTAAATGGTGGTACCAGAGGGAGAGCAGGTGTAGGGAAAAGATAAACtccattttgaacatgttgagtgtGAGGGGTCGTCTGGCCAGCAGGGGGACAGTCCTGTTGGAGAGGTGGGTCTGGAGCTCGTGAGAAAGTTCTGGCTTAGAGATGCAGATTTGTGTCATCTTCATGGAGGTGGCAGTGGAAGCCATGAGAGTGAGTAAGATAGTTGAGAGAGGGGCCTGGTAGTACCCACGTTGTGCAGGAGGAGAACACAAGGAGCAGccaagggaaaggagaaagcacCCAGTGGGAAGAAGCTGCAGAGGGAAACGCGGACTGAGTGATGGTGAGGGATTTGCTCATTAGGAGTCCCAGGTGACCTTTGAGAAAGCAGCTCCGGCAGGGGCCGCAGCCAAACTCCAGTGGGGACGGAGGAGACCCCAAGCCTAGGAAGGGAATGGAAGCAGACAAGCAGTTTGGCAGCAAGAAGTTGGAGGCTGGGAGAATCAAGGGAAAGCTTTGAGGACTGAGACCATGTGTGTTTGGAGACAGGTGGAAAGAAACTGGtggaaaaagagacagaattaACTTGGGAGTGGGGGTTACTCCCAAAGCCAGACCATGGAGGCAGGCTAGCAATTACCTcagattgtttctttttgtttgtttttggttttgtttttggtttggggggcagggcattgagggttaagtgacttgcccaaggtcacacagctaatacgtgtcaagtgtctgaagccggatttgaactcagttcctcctgaatccagggccagtgttctatccactgagccacctagctgcccctcctccagtTGTTTCTCAAGGAATGTGGAGCTGTTGGCAGCTGTCTCTCTGGCTTTATCCTTCAGTGTCTCTTACAGTGATCTTACAGTGATCACAGGACACAGTGTTCAGCCTTCTGCCCAAAGGCCCTCATCTGTAGGATGCATGCACTGTTATCCATCCAGGCATCTCATTAATACATTTCTGGTTCCCAGATTACCAAAGGAGCCAGTTCCAGTGAAAGGCTAGAGTGGCACCTGCCTGAGGGAGCAGCTTTCCATTGGCTGCCCAATCCTGAGAGGACCTTGGAAGGTAGGGAGAACTCTGGCCTTCTGGGCCTTGTACTGTCAACAAGCATGTGAACCTAGTCCAATACACCCAGCTCCGAAGGGCAATTTAGCATCTGGACTTTGGCTTCAAGTCCTTTGTgtccccttccttctccattctGGGACCCAGGAATCCCAGAGCTGTTGGGCCAGTTCTAGGACAGTGTGGTTGAAGTCCATGTCTGTGACctgggtgttttgttttatttccagaGGATTGCTTTGAAGTGACAAGAGATGCAATGCTCCACCTGGGTATCAACCACGCTACACAGAATAACATCTTTAAGGTCAGGAGAGAAAAATGACTCACTTAATTTGGGGAAGGAGATTTAACTATCCCCTGGACAGGAGAttttcccatcctccctccctgacGTGGTGTCTGGGACTTAGGCCCTCTTGAAGTGACAATCACCCGGGGAGCCAGGGTGGGTCTATCTTCCCTGTGATGCATGATGGCGGTTGAGGATAAGAGGGCACATCCAGGGTGCTAGTGAACTGGATCCGGTGCTAGTGCTAGGGCTGAGGTGGCATGATCtctgaattgtttttgtttgttttttatttgggggagttttgggcagggcaatgagggttaagtgacttgcccaggtcacacagctagtaagcgtcaagtgtctgaggccagatttgaactcaagtcctcctgaatcagggccggtgctttatccactgcgcccccagctgcccctgaattgttTTAATGTTGCCCACCAAATGTGGGTGGTCCTCAGGGAGCTTTATCaaggaaggaagtcagagaacCATGAAAGGATCATGTCCCTGTCTGATGTTAGGGATCTGGGGTGGAAGGCCTAGAGACCCTGACTGTGAAGCTAGCTCTCATGCCTACGAGGTTGTCACACTTAGTTGATGGAGGGCAGAAGAGAAGAAGGCATCGATTCACTATAGCTATCAAGCTCTTTCGGTCTGCATCTTTACAGCCAGATGGAGGTGGAGAGGAGGGCGAAAGGAGGGACAGGCCCCCCCAGCACTGAGACTTGGCCACACAGTAGCCACCCTCTTGGCCTGCCCCTACAGCCCCCCAGCAAGGAGAGAACAagctccttcctttccctccctgaagcagaggtcctggggggggagggggtgtgcaCCTGGGGTGGGAGCGCACAGAATCTTCTGGAGGTGGCATCAGGCAGACTCAAGCCCTGCAAATCCGAGCTCCCTCTCTGCCACTCCGACAGGTCTTGTCAGGGTTGCTGCACCTCGGTAATATCCACTTTGAGGATCCAGAGGATGAATCCCAGGTTTGCCAGCCACAGGAAGATGCTAAATGTAAGAGGGGAAGGAGCTCACCGCCCCCTGATTGGGGACCCTGAAAACTCAGGGGTGGCTCCCAAGAGCTGAGCTTGCATGCTAATGAGACAGGACTTGTCTGACTCAGAGCCGTGGCAGGCCAGTGTCCTGCAGGCTAGGGAAAGGAGAGTTCATGTCAAGGGAGGAGCACTGAATCTGggagcagggggtggggagagctgGCATTGGAAGCCTGACTCGGATGCCATTCTCCAGTGAACACAGAGCACCATCTCCAAGCCTGCTCACTACTACTCTAGTCTGTCGTGGTGGGCAGTGGCATGGTTCGTGGCTGGAGGGCCCTCTGTCGGGGGTTGCAGGGGTGTCTGagctccttcccccactcctctAGGACCTGCCCATCCAGCAGGGGCCTGGGggctctaccccccccccacagaTAACTATAAATGTGGTCCCCAAAACAGGTTTTGTAATGACGACGGCCTCTCTGTTGCGGATCCCCGAGGAGGAGCTGATGGAGACACTGCAAGTGCGAATGATCACAGCTGGGAAGCAGCGGCAGGTCTTCAGGAAGCCCTGCTCCCGGGCTGAATGTGAGACCAGGAGGGACTGTCTGGCCAAGGTCACCTATGCCCGGTGAGTGGGCCGCCCACCGCAGCCACCCCCCCACCTTCTTCACCCCCAggtccccccacccctgcctctgACTGACAGCCTTGAGTCATGCAGGGCTCAGGGAGACCAGAGGCACTGTTGCTCCCCAGGGTGCACTTGCTTCACTAGGCCCCTGGCCTCAGAGCTCACCATCACTCCCCTCCACAGGTTATTTGACTGGTTGGTGTCAGTCATCAATGGGAGCATCTGTGCAGAGCCCTCCACCTGGACTTCCTTCATTGGTACTGTGTTCTCctacctcctctcctctctggttCAGTTACCCTAAGTGCCTCCCTAGCCCAGGGTCATCCCAAGGGCTTTTGCTTTGcagtgtaaggagactggaaagagcactgcacCAAGAGGCAGACCAGTGCCAGCTGTGCCACTTATCTcccagtgaccttgggcaagtcacttccctaggTTCCCCTtttgcaaaatgaggagtttagactagatgatgtcagtccacaagcatttatttagggctTACTCTTTGTGCCAGACACCACCACCCTTCAGCTCTGCTCTGCCCAGCACCCAGAAGGGGACGGATGCCTCCTAGTGGAGAAAACAATCGTCTCTCCAGGTCTTTGGGGTGGGGTCATTACAGGTGGTGGTCATTGCCAGGCCTGCCCCAGGAATTAGATGGACAATATACTCTCCTCTCCCTGTCTCCATCCAGTCTCATCGGTCCTCCTTCCACAGTATCTCTTGGCCcgtccatccccttctctccactcctatGCCACAACCGCCCTACTTGAGTcactcctaattagtctccctgcctaAGTCTCCCGTCATATCAGTCTTCCACACACTTAACAAAGTGAGactaggtctgaccatgtcactctgtGATTCAAGgggcttcagtggctcccttttgcTTTTAGGATACAAAAATACAACTTTTGCTTAGCATTTCAaacccttcacagtctggcttcgGTGtctctttccaggctgattatgCTCATTCCCTTCACATACTCTCTGCTTCAGCCAAATCGACCCATTTGATGTTCCCTGTGAATGACTCCACTTTCCTGTTTGGTGCCTTTGCCTTTCCCTGTGTCTCAGAACGTGTTTCCCTTCTTGAAACACTTGCCTCTCTAAGGCTCAGCTTTCCCCAGTTCCCATTTGCTCATGTATATGCCTTTGTTATCcgagtagaatgtaaacttttcaAGGGCAAAGACTATTTCGTGGGCTTTGTTCTTGCTGTAGCCTTGGTACTTGGGGTAGTGCCCAGTAAAATGAAAACTTAATAAAAGCGTATTGAATTGAGAGGAGAACCAGAGAAAAAGGCACTGGAGAGGCGAGATGACTGAGGGGCACGGGTTTGGGGCTGCCATCTAGTGCAgcccacccattttacagaggaggaaaggaagggacttGGCCAGGTTGTCTGAATCTGAACTCCAGAGCTCTTTTCACTCCCCCATACCTTGGAAATGTACCCCCAAGCCCAAAGGGCCTTCgcctggggtctgtgaatttagGGGCCTTGTATTTTAAACTGCATTTCCGCATGATTGGCTTCCTTTATAATCCCGTGTgctttattttaggcatttaaagcattattctgaaagGGGGCCTGTGGTTGAAAAAAACAGGATTAAGCCGCCCTCGGATAGGTGCTGGTTCTCTGAGCAATGAGAGCATAGCActccttcctgcctccttcctgccttcaaggcaGAATGAAGGGGAGCTTTGAACAGAAAACTCCAGGGAGAAGCCTGGGTGTCAGAAGGCTGCCCTGGGCCTGCAGAGCGCTGAGGGGCTCCCCCCGAATGCTCACACCCACTCTGTGATACCCATTGAGCCAGGGTCGTGCCAGGAGGCTTCTGGATACCTGGCTCCAGGATCTTGGTCTCTGGCTGGAGTCAGGCCACAGTGTGGACTCCTGGGAGGCTGCTATCCCCTCACCCTCCATGGTAACTCTGCCCTTTTCTGTCCCAGGGCTGCTGGATGTATACGGGTTTGAATGTTTCCCCAACAACAACCTGGAGCAGCTGTGCATTAACTATGCCAATGAGAAGCTGCAGCAGCACTTTGTGGCTCACTACCTGAGGGCCCAGCAAgtatggaggtggggggaggggaggggaagggggctgGCCTAGGGCTGCAGAGCTATGGGGGctgagggggcagggcagggaggggggcTGGCCTAGGGCCCTCACTGCAGCCATCTGGTCACAAGGCAGGGTTTCATCCCAAGCTGCTGCCTCCTTAAAGTGCCCAAGCGTGTCTGGGCCTCTGTCCAGGAGCTCGGGCTatttctgctcccctccccatgcTCACCCCAACCCTGCTTTTCTGTCACACCAGGAGGAATATGCTGCTGAGGGCCTGGAGTGGTCCTTCATCAGCTACCAGGACAATCAGAGTTGTCTGGACCTGATTGAAGGGAGCCCGGTCAGCATCTGTTCCCTCATCAAtgaggtgaggaggggagggggtgctGGTCACTGGCCTGATGGCCCGCCCTTGAGCTCAGGGCTTTTGAGCCTTGGTGGGCAAAAGCAACCAGGCATCCAAAGGAATTCTAGTATTGGAAGGCCTGGAGTGGGGCTccttgaggaggagagagacagggtAGGTCAGAGCTTTGTCCTCCATCAGCAGTGGGGCTGGCCCCTGACTGGCCCCTGCACTTTCAGCAGAGGGGTGAAGGAAGTTAATCGTAGAAAGCAACCAGCGCAGAGTGAATGTGGAATGCCCGTGCGCTCACCGTGGTCCTCAGGCTCCTCACTGACCAGCTGTGTCATCTGCAGGAGTGTCGCCTCAATCGGCTGTCCAAGGCCGGCCAGCTCCAGACCCGTATTGAGAACACTCTGTCCGGCAATGCCAGCCTGAGCCACAACAAGCTCAGCAAGGACCCCAACTTTGTCATCGCCCACTATGCGGGCCCTGTGCAGTATCAGATCGAGGGCATGGTGGAGAAAAACAAGGTCAGCCTTAGGGCACAGGGCagagagggtggggggggggg is part of the Dromiciops gliroides isolate mDroGli1 chromosome 4, mDroGli1.pri, whole genome shotgun sequence genome and encodes:
- the MYO19 gene encoding unconventional myosin-XIX isoform X3, which encodes MTQSPSWKESSMLQQVNGQETSSLSSGSDPLTEDLQVFLGNKVQLTDLDDLTKVNPVTPATVLRCLQERYQADVFYTNAGCTLVALNPFKPVPYLYCPELMRDYHLAPQLQKLKPHIFTVGEQTYRNVKSLLEPVDQSIIVSGESGAGKTWTSRCLMKFYATVANASASQESHDRVERIEKRVLDSNPVMEAFGNACTLRNNNSSRFGKYIQLQLNRAQQMTGASVQTYLLEKTRIAYQAPLERNFHIFYQITKGASSSERLEWHLPEGAAFHWLPNPERTLEEDCFEVTRDAMLHLGINHATQNNIFKVLSGLLHLGNIHFEDPEDESQVCQPQEDAKCFVMTTASLLRIPEEELMETLQVRMITAGKQRQVFRKPCSRAECETRRDCLAKVTYARLFDWLVSVINGSICAEPSTWTSFIGLLDVYGFECFPNNNLEQLCINYANEKLQQHFVAHYLRAQQEEYAAEGLEWSFISYQDNQSCLDLIEGSPVSICSLINEQRGEGS
- the MYO19 gene encoding unconventional myosin-XIX isoform X4; its protein translation is MTQSPSWKESSMLQQVNGQETSSLSSGSDPLTEDLQVFLGNKVQLTDLDDLTKVNPVTPATVLRCLQERYQADVFYTNAGCTLVALNPFKPVPYLYCPELMRDYHLAPQLQKLKPHIFTVGEQTYRNVKSLLEPVDQSIIVSGESGAGKTWTSRCLMKFYATVANASASQESHDRVERIEKRVLDSNPVMEAFGNACTLRNNNSSRFGKYIQLQLNRAQQMTGASVQTYLLEKTRIAYQAPLERNFHIFYQITKGASSSERLEWHLPEGAAFHWLPNPERTLEEDCFEVTRDAMLHLGINHATQNNIFKVLSGLLHLGNIHFEDPEDESQVCQPQEDAKCFVMTTASLLRIPEEELMETLQVRMITAGKQRQVFRKPCSRAECETRRDCLAKVTYARLFDWLVSVINGSICAEPSTWTSFIGLLDVYGFECFPNNNLEQLCINYANEKLQQHFVAHYLRAQQEEYAAEGLEWSFISYQDNQSCLDLIEGSPVSICSLINERGEGS